A genome region from Populus alba chromosome 5, ASM523922v2, whole genome shotgun sequence includes the following:
- the LOC118061788 gene encoding embryogenesis-like protein, protein MQKQLPISLFKLLLTHPFEHSPKPTNTLSHKYLTLISSQLVPNSVESPNPKFLHAPISNLHTFTRPFRRSLRNRSPTGHTRRRHSTESGSGSVPELDVNKEVDMINLKFAEAREEIEMAMESKETVYFDEEAECARAAVKEVMDMFEGLLGKLQESKKAALQRSMGLKMEQLKAELQQLND, encoded by the coding sequence ATGCAGAAACAATTACCGATTTCTCTGTTCAAATTGCTTTTGACACACCCTTTTGAACATTCTCCAAAACCCACAAATACACTTTCCCACAAATATCTCACGCTGATTTCATCTCAACTCGTTCCCAACTCAGTCGAATCTCCTAACCCCAAATTTCTCCACGCCCCCATCTCAAATCTCCACACTTTCACACGCCCTTTTAGACGGAGCCTCCGAAATCGGTCCCCAACTGGCCACACTCGAAGAAGGCACAGTACTGAATCTGGAAGTGGGTCGGTGCCCGAGTTAGATGTAAACAAAGAAGTTGACATGATAAACCTCAAGTTTGCAGAGGCAAGAGAGGAGATAGAGATGGCTATGGAGTCGAAAGAAACTGTCTATTTTGATGAAGAGGCAGAGTGTGCAAGGGCTGCAGTAAAGGAAGTTATGGACATGTTTGAAGGGCTATTAGGGAAATTGCAAGAGAGTAAAAAGGCAGCTTTGCAAAGGTCGATGGGGCTCAAGATGGAGCAGTTAAAGGCCGAGCTTCAACAGTTAAATGATTAA
- the LOC118061787 gene encoding uncharacterized protein: protein MARQLLLKQIPLSSSGLGLPAVTLLLCAFALFMCASHSRKWRRWSACYGPSDHDPVIQLNTVDTMLGTGEHGIHAGSRDDSMFSGEQVVSVWRKNILMGGKCQLPDFSGVIIYDSDGNVVTPAKNPRPLLTWK, encoded by the coding sequence ATGGCACGCCAGCTTCTCTTGAAACAAATACCGCTAAGCTCATCAGGACTTGGCCTGCCTGCAGTGACTCTTCTCTTGTGTGCATTTGCCTTGTTCATGTGTGCTTCTCATTCTCGTAAATGGCGTCGTTGGAGTGCTTGTTATGGACCCAGCGACCACGATCCTGTTATACAACTCAACACTGTAGATACGATGTTGGGCACAGGAGAACATGGCATCCATGCAGGCAGTCGTGATGACAGCATGTTCAGTGGTGAACAGGTAGTTTCAGTCTGGAGGAAGAACATACTCATGGGAGGGAAGTGTCAGCTACCTGATTTTTCAGGCGTCATCATTTATGACTCAGATGGAAACGTTGTTACCCCTGCCAAAAATCCTCGCCCACTCCTCACCTGGAAGTGA
- the LOC118061786 gene encoding DEAD-box ATP-dependent RNA helicase 39 has translation MQRTMAAASSSRTLLNLSLSSSTKLYHTFLKLPKKPSRVLLGFNFRPLCTLSSTTAATEPDEMKHSILLERLRHRHLKDSKKPQLTDTQTQTALKPVVLIEGEEEEDGFKKSKKGKKIAGSFEELGLSEEVMGAVKEMGIEVPTEIQCIGIPAILDSKTVVLGSHTGSGKTLAYMLPLVQLLRRDEASLGRLMKPRRPRAVVLCPTRELSEQVFRVAKSIGHHARFRSTMVSGGGRMRPQEDSLNNPIDMVVGTPGRVLQHIQDGNMVYGDIKYLVLDEADTMFDRGFGPDIHKFLGPLKNRTSKSDGQGFQTILVTATMTKAVQKLIDEEFQGIEHLRTSTLHKKIASARHDFIKLSGSENKLEALLQVLEPSLAKGNRVMVFCNTLNSSRAADHFLAENQISTVNYHGEVPAEQRVENLNKFKSDDGDCPTLVCTDLAARGLDLDVDHVIMFDFPLNSIDYLHRTGRTARMGAKGKVTSLVARKDQQLAARIEEAMRKNESLESLTVDNVRRDIARARITEQQGKSAKLIKASNQKSNNKSATDKPPSARTKATSSVMKSGKASSSARTKATSSVKKFGKASTPAKSVKAVKVAKRVKSSSASYSRKTSPGVKKQVEKLRVVAFRGRSSSSNKKESLRPS, from the exons atgcaaagaacCATGGCAGCTGCAAGCTCTTCAAGAACTCTACTAAACCTCTCTCTGTCTTCTTCGACCAAACTCTATCATACCTTTCTAAAACTCCCCAAAAAACCCAGTAGGGTTTTACTAGGGTTTAACTTTAGACCCTTGTGTACTTTGTCatcaacaacagcagcaactGAACCGGATGAAATGAAACACTCAATCCTACTAGAGAGACTGAGACATAGACACCTTAAAGACTCTAAAAAACCCCAACTAACTGACACTCAAACACAAACCGCACTAAAACCAGTTGTTCTTATCGagggtgaagaagaagaagatgggttTAAGAAGTCTAAGAAAGGGAAAAAGATTGCGGGTAGTTTTGAGGAATTGGGATTGAGTGAGGAGGTTATGGGGGCTGTTAAAGAGATGGGGATTGAGGTTCCTACTGAGATTCAATGTATTGGTATTCCTGCTATTTTGGATAGTAAAACTGTTGTCTTGGGTTCCCACACTGGGTCTGGAAAGACTCTGGCTTACATGTTGCCTCTTGTTCAG TTGCTGAGACGGGATGAGGCCTCGTTGGGTAGGCTAATGAAGCCCAGGCGTCCACGAGCTGTTGTTCTATGTCCCACAAGAGAACTATCTGAGCAG GTTTTTCGAGTGGCAAAATCTATTGGTCATCATGCACGTTTCAGGTCTACTATGGTCAGTGGGGGTGGCCGGATGAGACCCCAGGAAGATTCATTGAATAATCCAATTGACATGGTAGTGGGAACCCCTGGTAGGGTTCTTCAACATATTCAGGATGGGAACATGGTTTATGGTGACATAAAATACTTG GTGTTGGATGAGGCAGACACCATGTTTGATCGTGGCTTTGGTCCTGACATTCACAAGTTTTTAGGCCCATTGAAAAATCGCACATCAAAATCTGATGGTCAAGGGTTTCAAACTATTTTAGTCACTGCAACAATGACAAAG GCAGTTCAAAAGCTGATTGATGAAGAGTTTCAAGGAATAGAGCATCTGCGCACGTCAACACTCCATAAAAAGATAGCATCTGCTCGTCATGATTTCATAAAGCTTTCAGGTTCTGAAAACAAGCTGGAAGCATTGTTGCAG GTTCTTGAGCCAAGTTTAGCGAAAGGAAATAGAGTGATGGTGTTCTGTAACACTTTGAATTCCAGCCGTGCTGCGGATCACTTTCTTGCTGAAAATCAGATCTCCACTGTCAATTACCATGGAGAGGTGCCAGCAGAACAGAG GGTTGAGAATCTGAATAAGTTTAAGAGCGATGATGGAGATTGCCCCACATTGGTCTGCACAGACTTGGCTGCTAGAGGACTTGATTTAGATGTGGACCATGTCATCATGTTTGATTTCCCCTTGAACTCT ATTGATTACCTACATCGCACAGGAAGAACTGCTCGAATGGGTGCAAAAG GGAAAGTGACAAGCTTGGTGGCTAGAAAGGATCAACAGTTAGCTGCTCGGATTGAAGAGGCAATGAGGAAGAATGAGAGCTTGGAATCCCTCACAGTAGATAATGTTAGAAGAGACATTGCTAGGGCTCGAATAACCGAACAGCAGGGGAAGAGTGCAAAATTGATTAAAGCATCCAATCAGAAGAGCAATAATAAGTCAGCAACCGATAAACCACCCAGTGCGCGGACCAAGGCTACATCTTCGGTGATGAAATCTGGAAAAGCATCCAGCAGTGCAAGGACCAAGGCTACATCTTCGGTGAAGAAATTTGGAAAAGCATCCACTCCAGCAAAATCTGTCAAGGCTGTTAAGGTTGCAAAAAGAGTCAAATCCTCCAGTGCAAGCTACTCTAGAAAAACATCTCCAGGTGTGAAGAAGCAAGTGGAGAAGCTAAGAGTTGTGGCGTTTAGGGGGCGGTCTTCTTCATCTAacaagaaagaatcattgaggcCCAGTTGA